AGTCTGGCTGTAGTTTTGGCAACCAAATTTTTCCCAGCCGATAATCCTACCGCGGCCTTTCTTTCAACATTAGCAACTTTTGCAGCTGGTTTTGTGGTAAGACCTTTCGGGGCATTATTCTTCGGAAGATTGGGCGACATCATCGGCAGAAAATACACCTTCTTGGTTACTTTATTAATCATGGGGTTCTCAACTTTTCTTATTGGTTGTGTTCCAAGTTACGAGACTATTGGCTTCATGGCTCCTGTTTTAGTTTTAATCTTAAGACTTCTACAAGGTTTGGCACTAGGCGGAGAATATGGCGGCGCCGCAACTTACGTAGCAGAATATGCGCAAGCTAATCGCCGTGGATATTGGACATCATGGATACAGACAACAGCAACAGCCGGTCTATTCATTTCTTTGATTGTAATATTAATTACAAAAACAACTTTATCGGCAGAAGAATTCGATGCTTGGGGTTGGCGTGTTCCGTTTTGGATTTCAATTCTCATGGTTGCTGTATCCTATGTTATTCGTAAAAACATGAAAGAGTCTCCTTTGTTTGCTAAAGCAAAAAGCGAAGGAAAAACCTCTAAAAATCCGCTTAAAGAAAGCTTCGGAAACCGTTTTAATTTCAAATTCGTTTTGCTAGCATTATTCGGTGCGGCTATGGGGCAAGGCGTTGTGTGGTACACTGGACAGTTCTATGCAATGAGTTTCCTTCAAAAAGTAATGGAGGTTGATTCTGCGCAAGTGGATGCATTAATGGCAACCGCCTTATTTTTAGGAACGCCATTTTTCGTTCTCTTTGGTTGGCTATCCGACAAAATTGGCCGAAAAGTCATTATGATGGTCGGGATGTTGGTCGCCATATTATCCTACAGACCAATCTATGATGCCATGTACAAAAGCATCGATCTTGAATCAAAAACTGTAGCTGCCAACGGGATTACTGAAAAACGCGTTGCTAAAATTCATGATAAAATCGTTACAGATAGTCTTATAAGTTTTCATAAAGAAATCACCTTTACAGATGGTACGATTTTGAAAAAAGACAGTCTTATCCATTGGACGCCAGCTACCAATACAAATCTTGATAAAAAAATTGAAGCACCAAAAGTGTCACAACATGTCACGGTAAATGATGGTACAAAATGGAAACTGATTTTCCTCATCTTCATCCAAGTTATTTTCGTAACCATGGTATATGGCCCAATTGCAGCCTTCTTGGTGGAGATGTTCCCGGTGCGTATCCGTTACACATCGATGTCTTTACCTTACCATATCGGGAATGGCGTTTTTGGAGGATTACTACCAGCAGTTGCCACCTATCTAGTAACCACAAGAAAAGATGCAGGTCATGCAAGTTGGTATCTGGAGGGACTTTGGTATCCTATAATTGTTGCAGGTGTCTGTCTTATTATCGGAACCATTTATTTAAAAAACAAAAACAGCATCAAAGAATAATT
This genomic stretch from Chryseobacterium sp. POL2 harbors:
- a CDS encoding MFS transporter, which codes for MSELHHENYENLSDKQKNRTIWGVITASSLGTLIEWYDFYIFGSLAVVLATKFFPADNPTAAFLSTLATFAAGFVVRPFGALFFGRLGDIIGRKYTFLVTLLIMGFSTFLIGCVPSYETIGFMAPVLVLILRLLQGLALGGEYGGAATYVAEYAQANRRGYWTSWIQTTATAGLFISLIVILITKTTLSAEEFDAWGWRVPFWISILMVAVSYVIRKNMKESPLFAKAKSEGKTSKNPLKESFGNRFNFKFVLLALFGAAMGQGVVWYTGQFYAMSFLQKVMEVDSAQVDALMATALFLGTPFFVLFGWLSDKIGRKVIMMVGMLVAILSYRPIYDAMYKSIDLESKTVAANGITEKRVAKIHDKIVTDSLISFHKEITFTDGTILKKDSLIHWTPATNTNLDKKIEAPKVSQHVTVNDGTKWKLIFLIFIQVIFVTMVYGPIAAFLVEMFPVRIRYTSMSLPYHIGNGVFGGLLPAVATYLVTTRKDAGHASWYLEGLWYPIIVAGVCLIIGTIYLKNKNSIKE